The stretch of DNA TTATTAAGTTTAGGTTTGCTCAAATTTAGGTTTGCTGTTTGAATCTCTCTTAGATTGTGTTTTGATTTTTGTGTGTATTTGTTATTGATACAGGCTAGGGGATTGAAGAAACATTTGAAGAGGCTCAATGCTCCTAAGCATTGGATGCTTGACAAACTGGGCGGTGCATTTGTAAGTGGAGTTTTCTTTATTGTCTGATCACGTTTAAAGGAATTATTTTTATAGACTAacgtgtaattttttttttcttgcacaGGCACCCAAACCCTCATCTGGACCCCACAAGTCGAGGGAGTGCCTTCCCCTCATACTCATCCTGCGAAACCGGTTGAAGTATGCTCTGACATACCGTGAGGTCATTGCTATTCTGATGCAACGACATGTTCTTGTTGATGGCAAAGTCAGGACAGACAAGACATACCCCTCTGGTTTCATGGGTACGTTTGTGGCACGCTAATTGGTAGAATACTTGTTTGAATGATTTTATAAGGCAAAATTTATGCGGTATTGTATTTTGGGTTGAAGCTGTAGTGGTTAATAACATGCTATATTGTTtatgtatgtgttttttatgttttctgaatttgaattatttaaagaaatctCTGTAACAGGTTGTTGAAacctataaaattatattcatgtTGTTGAATAggaataaaattatgtttttgtcgTTGAAAACTAAGTATTTAGTGAACTAACGAGATTCATGCCCATAATATGGACGCTGAATATACTCTCACTCTCTGTgacattcataaatattttaaatgtttgccAGAGTTTCTTGAGTCGTCatgttttttgattttattatgcTAAACCGTGATCTTGAATTTGATGATAATATTAGTCCATTCTCGAGtcattgaaattttatttctctttgcAGATGTTGTATCCATCCCCAAAACAAATGAGAACTTCCGCCTGCTTTATGACACCAAAGGTCGCTTCCGTCTTCATTCTATCAGGGATGATGAGGCAAAGGTACTTTATACACTATTATTTtgaacatatttattatgtttgccATTTTTTCTGAAGTACTTATTACGGTtatgttgaatattttttattcattaaccAACCTTTTTTGCCATATACTGTTCccataaagtaattaatatagaaGACTGGCTTCACAGTGTTAAGGTGTTGCATAGGCAGGCTAAGAAATTTTGAGGCTAATGAACTTTTAAGAAGTCAATTTCTGAACTTGCATAGTTAGTTGTATGCGTCTTCTTGGTTCGAATTTTCCTACATATTAATGGTTTAATGTGTATTTCTTCTTGTCTTGTGTGTATATGACAGTTTAAGCTCTGCAAGGTTAGGTCAGTGCAATTTGGGCAGAAAGGTATTCCATACCTGAACACCTATGATGGTCGTACCATCCGTTACCCAGATCCTCTGATCAGAGCCAATGACACCATTAAGCTGGATCTGGAGGAAAACAAGATCGTTGATTTTATCAAGTTTGATGTTGGGAATGTTGTTATGGTTACTGGAGGAAGAAACAGGGGGCGTGTTGGAGTTATTAAGAACAGGGAGAAGCATAAGGGTAGCTTTGAGACAATTCACGTTCAGGATGCCACTGGACATGAATTTGCCACTCGTTTGGGAAATGTGTTCACCATTGGTAAGGGCA from Vigna unguiculata cultivar IT97K-499-35 chromosome 8, ASM411807v1, whole genome shotgun sequence encodes:
- the LOC114195275 gene encoding 40S ribosomal protein S4-1, producing MARGLKKHLKRLNAPKHWMLDKLGGAFAPKPSSGPHKSRECLPLILILRNRLKYALTYREVIAILMQRHVLVDGKVRTDKTYPSGFMDVVSIPKTNENFRLLYDTKGRFRLHSIRDDEAKFKLCKVRSVQFGQKGIPYLNTYDGRTIRYPDPLIRANDTIKLDLEENKIVDFIKFDVGNVVMVTGGRNRGRVGVIKNREKHKGSFETIHVQDATGHEFATRLGNVFTIGKGTKPWVSLPKGKGIKLSIIEEARKRIAAQQATAA